The Primulina huaijiensis isolate GDHJ02 chromosome 10, ASM1229523v2, whole genome shotgun sequence region tgctaaatatttgtcaaatcattatcaaacattcttaatcataattaaaattaaaaaataaacatctaaattataaacctaattttattattttaaaataaaaagacatatcttcaaaataaaaaaattaaaaatgaatagatGCGATTAATTGTGTTTAAAAACACTTAATTAAACATCTTAATTACGCTTAATTCGATTAAATTACCATTTAACCGTTTTTTTCGCTTTTGTCCGAGGCGAGACGTTTTTATTGAAAGCGTGTTTTTTagaacatcatatatatatatatatatatatatatattatttgttgccaaaaaaatataaaatcttatCTGAGTTTATGTGTGCTTTTCTCGGGACGACAACTGTAGGCCACATCACGTCAATTGATAAAGAAGGTGGCCCTGCCtgccttttattttaaattttactcgaaaataatttatttatttaaatttttcgagaaaaatactaaaaattaaacAACTAATCATGTTGTTAAGAgatatcaaataatttatttatttaagttctTCGATGAACACTTGATAAATTTCTGGGATAATACAGTACTTTGCATTCGATACTAATTAGATAAACCGTACTGAGAAAACCTTGTGTGACATAGtgacaattttaattattgtttgGATATAATTTGGCTTGAAATTCTATTGGATACGTTTAAAATTTGTGGATAATGTGTTGATTTTTATGTGAACAATTAGCAGATATATTGTGGGTTAACTTGCTTTGTGAACAAACAggtacaattttaaaatattaatatgtacATCGACAAATAAGCCAAGTAAAAGACAAATTAACCCTCAATTTTTAAAGTAGAAGATTTAATAGAACTAATAAGTTCACATATGAGTACTATAGTTCATTTGATATTACAATTTCAAATTtggaattttataatttatctgaTATCAAAATCTCAAATTCAAAAGGATGTTTCGATTTTAAGATCTAATTGCAACAGACAACCCTTTAAAACATGCTAAACTTTTACCCAATGCCtttgtttttatgaaaataataaatataacagAATAAATATTTAGGAAACAGGAATACTGTATCAACAAAAAATCCtaacttttgattttttttacggTAAAACCttgtaaattatataaaaaataagtgaGATCGTCTATTACAAGATTAACCAATTAAAACGGAAAGTTCTCTGGCTTCCATACAAAAGGGAGAaggaaaaaataacaaaagatgCAAGCGAGTGAACAACTGCCCCAACGTAGCTTAACTGGTTCAAGGCAAGGAGCATTTGCCGATCTGCTTTCGTCGGTAAGGTGTATGCCTTGGTTGTATCCAATGTAAAGTTTCGAACTTCGGCAATTGCCCCAACGTAGCTAAACTgttattaaaaaattcataagcTACAAGTCTCTAATCTCATCTCCCTTCATTGGTCAGAAGCTGGGAAAAAACTCGAGTCGTTGAAATGTCCGAATGACCCTCCCCGCTACCCCCCTGACCAACACCTCCACTGCTCGTGGGATCGACCTGAACGAGCCTAGGAGCCCCTGTATCATCAGATAAAATGTTGTCGGTCGCAGTTTGTAGCTCGTTTGTTTGAAGTTGATATGCGTGTTCCAAGTTCCACAAGACGTCCCCCATTGTCGGCCTGTCGACCCCATATTCAGCCAAACACTTTTCAGCTGTTTCTCCGAACTTTTTCAATGAGCTCGGTTTTATCTGGTCTAGTAAACGGCAATCAACGATTTGTTCAATGAACCCCTTCTTTTGCCACTCCATCGCCCACTCGGCTAGATTCACCTGATCCCGGTTAAGCAATGGATCAACCGCTGGTCTAGCGCATAAAACCTCGAAAAGAACAACCCCAAATGAATACACATCCGATTTATCCGTAAGTTGCTGCCTCCGAAAGTATTCAGGATCTAGATATCCGAAACTACCCTTCACTCCCGTGCTTACGTGAGTTTCATCAAGGCATGGACCAGATCTTGAGAGACCGAAATCCGCCACCTTAGCAACATAGTTTTCATCAAGTAAAATGTTGGTTGATTTGATATCGCGGTGGATGATACCTTGAGCCGAACCAGTGTGGAGATAGTGAAGGCCCCTAGCTGCCCCAATGCATATTTCCAGCCTTTGTTTCCATGATAAATGTGGTAAAGTTGTTCCGTACAAATGATGTCTTAACGGCCCTTTCTCCATATACTCATAAACAAGAATCATTTCAGATTGCTCTTCGCAATATCCCACTAGTGAAACAAGATGGCAGTGGCGAATCTTGGACAGCACGGTAATTTCGGTCTGGAATTCGGGTACTCCTTGCCTGGAACCAGGCATGCCTCGCTTCACAGCAACCTTGATGTTGTCTTTAAGAATCCCTTTATACACGGTGCCAAAACCACCTGAACCAATAACCAGAGTCTTGTCAAAATCATTTGTGGCGGCCTGGATATCCGAAAAGGGAATCCTCAAACCATAATATCCATAAGGGCCAGGAGAGGTAAGTGCGGTTCCTTCAGAAATTGCATACGAGCTACCACGGAGAGAAGTCCAACCTACACTTTCAGAACGTCTTGGTTTTGGTTTTACCCTTCTTTTCTTGCATTTAAAACAAACGAAAAAAATCACCGTAGTAACCAAAATCAGCACAAAAAATCCTCCAGCAATCGAACCAACCAAAATCCCCACATGCTTCTTGTTAGATGTCTTCGGTAAAGCAACAAAATCCACCATTCTCATGATCTCCACTCCATTTAGTATAGCATTTTTCTTCAAAGTATTACTCAAATCAGAAGGACCAACACTAATACGCATGACATTTGACTTTTTAGCGTTTTCAACCGCAAAATCAATATAATAAGGCGTAGCGAGCTCGTGGAAAGCAAGAACAGACAAATCAACATCTTTATACGCAGTAATcccatttatatatatgttaaagTACAACGAGTTAAGTCCAATACTAACAATGTCACAAAAATGTAACCGGACTAAgaacatatcatcctcagataGAACTGGGAAATCCCATGTGATAttgaacaaaaaattcaaactcCCATTAGCTCTGTTCATTTCTTGTGCAGTCATATACACATTATCAGGGGCATTCTCCTGCGTTGCCCCACCGGGTTGATAATTTGGCGGATCATTGGAAGTAACAATTTTTGCAGCAGTTTTCAAGCTAAGATAATCTTCATCTGGGATCCAATATCTCCAAAGGGTATCATTGAACGGTGTTATTTTTGACCCTCCAACATTAATCCTATGAACAGTTTCtaaaacttgggatgagatatTCTGCTTAAATTCTTGAATCCCATTAGAAGTAATCAATGCTAGCCCACCAGCGTCAATAATAAAATCTTTGGGAGCTGAAAAAAACTCAATTGCATTCACAAAcgcaaaatctgaatcactacTAGGCTTTAACAAAATCTCAAGATTTTCTTTATCCACCACCAAGAAGAACTCTTTAAGAACAGTAATATCAGCACCAAAATTGCTCAAAAGTAAAACCCCGTTTGCCAAAACGCTAAAATTACCATTTTTCAGATCATAATTCTGAGAAATAAACGGAGAGAAATGCATCCGAACTAAATGGATCCCAAGATTCTTGACGTCAAATTCATAGCTTGAAGCAGAAGTGAAAACTCTAGCTGTGCCGTAAAGAATAGAAGACTTGGGAGAAGGGTTTGGATTTTTTAGAGCAATAGATTTACCTCCAGACAAATACATTGAACCATTCTTCGAAGCATCCCCAAGAAAGTGCCTGTTATCAGAAACTACAGCACTTGCGCTTGATCCACAGTTGATAAGGTAATTATCCTGGGGTGTAAAAGCACTCGAGAGAAGAACCAAATTACATAAACTTAAACACAGAAACTGAAGAAATTTCACGTCCATGGAAGAAACTTGTTGGAATCTGAAAAAAAGGATTTTCCAACAAACAAGAATTAATGAATTACAGCTAGGGATTTGAGTGGGTGACTCAGAGAGAAAAAGTGACTGCTTTTATGAACAagaaccaaaaaaattattagaaagTGACACAAGATTCGAGTGGATTTGAACTTTCAACCAAAAGGGTGCTGATAACTTGAGGAATAACTGGTAGTTTAGCACAAAGAACTGATTTTTTGCACTACAAAATCTTGGGATTTCTCGCGACAGGATAAAGTCCGGTAATTACACTGTGCGAAGTGGGTTAcagaaaattcttgaaaaaatcTGAGGATCTGTAGAAACAAAATGTCAAGGAGTTGTTTTCACTTGCAAGAAATTTAGTGGGATCTTTACAAGATTAGATTTTAATTGGTGGGGTCATTAACACCATATTATGGACCATCGTTTCTGCACAAACACCAAAATTTACTGTTTAAGTGAGAAAAAGCCTAAGCAAAAACAGTACCCAAGTTTGACTTGTAACCTTATCATCGTCGTCGCATCTACATTGGTGTTAAAGCACTGactgaattttttaatattgttttaaattttctttgtgGCACTTGCCAGACACCAAGCACGCGCCAGCAAAAAGCGTGAGGAATGGGCAAGTCTTGGCCCACCCCCCACATGCCcactttccttttttttttaaaaaaaaaattattttatttttaaaattttgttttaattaaaaaaaaattattttatttttaaaattttgttttaattaattcatatgatttaattttttttaaaaaaatcacattttattgtaatatttttgtaaatatttaattttttttaaaagtaaaaatctttaacagcTAATTGGACGTGGGTGCGGCTTGGGAAGCTGCAAA contains the following coding sequences:
- the LOC140986266 gene encoding probable receptor-like protein kinase At5g24010 gives rise to the protein MDVKFLQFLCLSLCNLVLLSSAFTPQDNYLINCGSSASAVVSDNRHFLGDASKNGSMYLSGGKSIALKNPNPSPKSSILYGTARVFTSASSYEFDVKNLGIHLVRMHFSPFISQNYDLKNGNFSVLANGVLLLSNFGADITVLKEFFLVVDKENLEILLKPSSDSDFAFVNAIEFFSAPKDFIIDAGGLALITSNGIQEFKQNISSQVLETVHRINVGGSKITPFNDTLWRYWIPDEDYLSLKTAAKIVTSNDPPNYQPGGATQENAPDNVYMTAQEMNRANGSLNFLFNITWDFPVLSEDDMFLVRLHFCDIVSIGLNSLYFNIYINGITAYKDVDLSVLAFHELATPYYIDFAVENAKKSNVMRISVGPSDLSNTLKKNAILNGVEIMRMVDFVALPKTSNKKHVGILVGSIAGGFFVLILVTTVIFFVCFKCKKRRVKPKPRRSESVGWTSLRGSSYAISEGTALTSPGPYGYYGLRIPFSDIQAATNDFDKTLVIGSGGFGTVYKGILKDNIKVAVKRGMPGSRQGVPEFQTEITVLSKIRHCHLVSLVGYCEEQSEMILVYEYMEKGPLRHHLYGTTLPHLSWKQRLEICIGAARGLHYLHTGSAQGIIHRDIKSTNILLDENYVAKVADFGLSRSGPCLDETHVSTGVKGSFGYLDPEYFRRQQLTDKSDVYSFGVVLFEVLCARPAVDPLLNRDQVNLAEWAMEWQKKGFIEQIVDCRLLDQIKPSSLKKFGETAEKCLAEYGVDRPTMGDVLWNLEHAYQLQTNELQTATDNILSDDTGAPRLVQVDPTSSGGVGQGGSGEGHSDISTTRVFSQLLTNEGR